The Gemmatimonadota bacterium genome has a segment encoding these proteins:
- a CDS encoding RNA polymerase sigma factor: MKITVPAALVDPIEADQEIISRVLAGHRDAFGILIQRYSDPLYRHALGMTGSPDVAEDILQTSFIKAYHHLSEVRGRFDAWVFRIVANGCKDWLKNIRRTHLSYEEDDQPTTYATPEEELDRSELRMDLDGALSQLPASLREAFIMKHVEGRSYEEMADLLATTVGALKMRVHRAREALQALLEEKYAS, encoded by the coding sequence GTGAAAATCACGGTGCCCGCCGCACTGGTCGACCCGATCGAGGCCGATCAGGAGATTATTTCGAGGGTTCTCGCTGGACACCGCGACGCCTTCGGGATTCTCATCCAGAGATACAGCGACCCGCTCTACCGACATGCCCTTGGCATGACCGGGAGTCCCGACGTCGCTGAGGACATCCTGCAGACCTCGTTCATCAAGGCGTACCATCACCTTTCCGAGGTGCGTGGACGGTTTGATGCCTGGGTCTTCCGGATCGTAGCCAATGGGTGCAAGGACTGGCTGAAGAACATTCGCCGGACCCACCTGAGCTATGAGGAAGATGACCAGCCCACCACGTACGCGACGCCGGAAGAGGAGCTGGACCGGTCGGAGCTGCGGATGGACCTGGACGGCGCGTTGTCACAACTCCCCGCTTCGCTCCGGGAGGCCTTCATCATGAAGCATGTGGAAGGCCGGTCGTACGAGGAGATGGCGGACTTGCTGGCAACCACTGTTGGGGCGCTCAAGATGCGCGTACACCGCGCGCGCGAGGCGCTCCAGGCACTCCTGGAGGA
- a CDS encoding CoA transferase, producing the protein MLHGINVLDLSRVLAGPLCGMALGDLGANVIKVERPGTGDESRGWGPPFDPRGESAYYLCCNRNKLGITLDLDHATGLEQLTRLAAGADVVIDNFRRGTLERRGCHPEQLLAQHPRLIWCTLTGFGPESARPGYDFVVQGEAGWMSITGDPDGAPMKAGVALVDVLAAKDAIIAILAALAARAVGPLPPDRRRLFVSLYHSATTALVNVAQNTLVSGEPPRRWGNAHANLVPYQLFAAQDRDVVIAVGNDGQWAGLCRVLGLQTLATDPTVATNAGRLSQRQRVVTAIAGAVAGRVADELVGALLRVGVPAGIVRSVPEALADVDASALTGVMPLAGGVPRRPPPRLGEHTAEVLARGWAAFGSSDAGAT; encoded by the coding sequence ATGCTTCACGGGATCAATGTTCTCGACCTAAGCAGAGTTCTCGCCGGACCGCTGTGTGGTATGGCCCTCGGTGACCTTGGCGCAAACGTCATCAAGGTCGAACGCCCAGGAACGGGCGACGAATCCCGGGGTTGGGGGCCTCCTTTTGACCCACGGGGCGAAAGCGCCTACTACCTCTGCTGCAATCGCAACAAGCTCGGTATCACCCTCGACCTGGATCACGCCACCGGACTGGAGCAGCTGACACGGCTTGCCGCCGGCGCGGACGTGGTCATCGACAACTTCAGGCGTGGCACGCTGGAACGCCGCGGCTGCCATCCGGAACAGCTCCTCGCCCAGCATCCCCGGCTCATATGGTGCACCTTGACCGGGTTCGGCCCCGAGTCTGCCCGACCGGGGTACGATTTCGTTGTCCAGGGCGAGGCAGGCTGGATGTCAATCACGGGGGATCCCGACGGGGCCCCAATGAAAGCCGGGGTTGCCCTCGTGGACGTCCTCGCGGCGAAGGACGCGATCATCGCTATCCTCGCAGCGTTGGCCGCCCGCGCTGTCGGTCCACTTCCCCCAGACCGTCGGCGACTCTTCGTCTCGCTCTACCACTCGGCGACCACCGCCCTGGTGAACGTCGCCCAGAACACGTTGGTCAGCGGCGAGCCTCCCCGTCGATGGGGGAACGCACATGCCAACCTGGTGCCTTATCAGTTGTTTGCTGCGCAGGACCGGGATGTGGTCATTGCCGTCGGCAATGACGGCCAATGGGCGGGGCTGTGCAGGGTTCTCGGCCTCCAGACATTGGCGACGGATCCAACGGTCGCTACGAACGCGGGTCGCCTCTCTCAGCGCCAACGCGTCGTCACCGCCATCGCTGGTGCGGTGGCCGGTCGCGTTGCGGATGAGCTCGTCGGTGCCCTGCTTCGAGTTGGTGTGCCGGCCGGCATTGTCCGGTCCGTTCCGGAGGCGCTCGCCGACGTCGATGCGAGCGCCCTGACGGGAGTAATGCCCCTAGCAGGGGGGGTGCCCCGTCGACCACCACCCCGCCTGGGCGAACACACCGCCGAGGTCCTAGCGCGCGGGTGGGCGGCCTTCGGTTCGAGTGACGCCGGAGCCACGTGA